GTCAAAGGACGCCCACGTGCCCGTCGATGCTATGCGAAATGCATGCAAAGTCGATACCGTTTCAACTAAATTAGAATTTTCTATTAGTTTGATGTGCaagaaaattgaataaataatgCCGGCATCGTGGGCGACCGATCCAAACAAATCTGTAATGGACTTAATGGAGGACCTCGTACAAATGGTATATATcacattgtatttaattgtccAATTAAATGCATTAAGAGCCCGCAAAATGCGCTACTCACATGCGGATTCGATTTGAGATACTTGTAGTTCTCGGTCGTTGTGTACCACCCTGAGCAGATGGGCAGGAACGAGAGGAGGGCCGGCGACAGCCAGACCATCAGCAGCATGATGAACACCCGCCGCTGCGTCATGATCAACGGATAGTCCAGCGGCTGGACGATGGCGTAGTATCTGAAAGATAATAACAACATTGTAACAATTGgctatttaaaagaaaaatgtaaaattaatcTGACCCCAAAActgcaattaaataataaatacattaatacATTATAATTATAGGAAAAATTGGTAATTTcaggaaatgttttttatagtAGACTATAAGGGGGAAATctaatatttatgtaaacCCCACACATTTCACTAAATTGTAGATTGGACGATGGCGTAGTATTAGCGCGAAAAGGAAAGTAGgatattttaaactaatattatatgaccaaaaaaaatgatttaaatagcAGAAATCTTGAAAAACAATCATGGGCTGGAAAAAGTACTATTGTAAcaaattccaattttaaaaaaatgctttcGATGTAGGTTATAACGAAGAACCTAGTACTTATGTGAccccaaatatttaattcataatttaataCTTACGCAATGATGCGTCGATTTGTTTTGCCATAATTTAGATGTTCacttttactttactttactttacatTTTAAGCAGTAGTAGCAGAAACTATAATTAAATCGCAGTGGCAAACTAAGCCGCAACTCACCTGTCGACGGATATGCAGCAGAGGTGCATGATGCTGGCGGTGGAGAAGTAGACGTCGAAGCTGTTCCACACGTCGCACATCACGGATCCGAACATCCACTTGCCCGAGATCATGACGGAAGCATTAAATGTCATCGCACAGAGGGCCACCAGCATGTCGGCGACGGCCAGCGAGACCACAAAGTAGTTGGTAATGATGCTGCAAGTAAAGCGAGGGGGCGGGGGAGCCAAATCAGTCAAGGGATGAAGCTAAGCAGGCACCAAGTAAGCAGGAAGCCACTATGAAATGGCAGCCTGAGTGCCAGTCAAATCGAGATTGCCAAGttctcaaattaaatttgtgcaTTAAGCTCTCAAGTCACTCACAACTCACAGCGCTAATCGTGCTCAGGCTTCCCTTTTCAAAGTTGAAATGAAAACTTTGGAGCGCacgttgcgcatacgccgcgtgtgACCGCCGTTTAATTTGGCACGGCGCTGCTCTGAGTGGATTTCATTGTTTAATGggttaattaataattagcTTAACGCCGCCGCAACTTCCACCACCAGCGATCATCAACGTTGCGTGGCACCGCAAAATGTTAAGTCAATTATGTGCacgcggcgtatacgcaatgcgGAGCAGCAAATGCGTTTATCGGCCCGGACGTCAGGACTGATTTTCAAACAATCCAGCGAACATAACCACGTTCTGTGTGCCATAGAACCGCAACGGTAGATATAAGCTTAAAGCCGGAATTTCTGCGGGGACTTGAATGTCTGCGGGGACTTGTTGCTGTGCGAAGCGCAACTTCtcaaattaaacttttgcTTTCAGACTAAACGGTTTGATATGAAAGATAAACTTTGCAATACAACAACTTTTTCTGTGAACTAAAACTGCATCAATCATGGATTGTATATGCTATGTTGTTAGGTTTTTATGCTCtaatcttttatttaaaggGATTTAAAGGAGTActtattttcggttttgttCATCCTTTAACTCGTTAAAAATTGCTGCCCTTTTTGTCATATTTCACCAGGACATTGAACCACCGCCCGCAAACCTAATTACGACCACAAACTGAGCCAACCGCAGACGAAAGGTCGACTATTTCGGAGGCAAGCTTAAAGCACCGCAAAGTACAAAGGCAAAATACCCGCATCAAAGGCAGCAAACACGAAAATGTTATTCAGGCGATGCCCAAAAGCCGATTACATAGTGGCTGCGTGGGAACGGAACGGTTGATGGGTGATGGGTGTCAAGTTTGATTACAATTATGAGTTGGCACTTTCGCCAGCTCAAGTTCTTTGGGGAAAGTTGTACTTGAACTTCGAACTCGCTTTAATTTGTCACCCAACTTATCGATTGGGTTACACTTTGTGGGCCATGAATTATTCAAGTTAAGTGGCTAATCGGAAAAGTCGCACAACTGTTGGGGAGATGGCTTATCCTTGGTCACAGGGATCTAAAAATGGTATGGTGCCAGATGTGTCTTAGGGCCTAAGTGGGAATACATGTTGTCTCGTAATTAAGTCTAATTTGCCGTGATGATTTCAACTGCGTAGCGAGGCGGAAAAGGTGAAAATGGTGCGGAAAACGCACATGACAATGAGCACAATAATGAAAAAGATGCTGACAGATAAAATGGGCAACATGGCAGCTCGGCATAGACGCCATAGACGTAGTCAGGGTCAGGCCCAAATTGCCTGTCCCTGGCAGGCTAAATGAGCCTCAGCTTCAGCTCAGCCGCAAATGTCAGGTGTGCGTTTGTTCCAAGGCAAAAGGCCAAATGCGAAATGCGAATTGCGAAAGGCAATGACAGTGGAAAACATTTTCTCGGAGCTGCTTTAATAGTCTGCGCCTTGACATTGAATGTCCCGGGGTTAGGTTACACCATTGTCGCCTCGCTCCAAGTGCTTTATGTCAGGTTCTTTAAATGCCAGCACAGTGCTGAGCTTATGAATTTGTGGCTGAAACACGTACCGGGCTACCTGGCAAATCCCCCAGCATATATCTCATGTGAGGGCGGCGCTCACTCAATTCATAAATTTGGCAAATTATATGGCCGCCCATAAAGTAAATGGCAATGACGCCCCCTAAGTAggcaacaatatttttatgctcgcCCTCTATTAACATTTCTAATGTAATTACGCACGTATCTAGCATTTAACTTGGCCAACCGGTTGTGGTATGGAAACCAGCCACGCCCTGTTACCAATCCAAATGCTCGAATGGGGGCGAACAAGATGAGTTCTGAGCGCTTGACACGCAAAAATGATGGAAAATATGATAAATGATGACAAATTGATGGCCGCAAAAACGAGGCAGCCAACTCGCAAAGTCGAGCTCGGTCAAATCGCACAAAATCGCTCGGCAGGaaggtgcaaaaaaaaaggggactACAGGGGTAATACAATGCAAAGTCATGCCCTTGACAGCGACAACATCCGCGATTCATGGACAATGTGACAGGCAACAACTCGGGCAATTGCTCAAAAACAATGCAAAACATAAAAGCAAAGAAATGTTTTGAGCAAAAGGCTTATTTTGAGCTGTGGTTACACTGAGAATATTTAACTATAAAGTTGAATTGTATTAGGtgaagaaaacaaatatacaaatttacaagtataacttaatttaaggtttttttttaaatattttgattcaAAGTTTTTCACCTATCATTTTTGCTGTGTTTTctgtgtatttatatattttatatttttttaaaaacattgctTTATAAAACTAATTGTCTGGGCTAAATACGTTGAAAGCACTAGAagcaattttttgttatactgAATTAACTTGCAAAGGAGTTGTCCTctggaaaaatattataaatatactaTAACTACAATTGCATAATGTTGAATGTcaatctttatttttctgtttaactgcctttttaaatacttttccaAGCTTTGAggcaaattttataaatttcttaaatatatttatacataaatattttttggtttaataaaTGTACTATTCCTAGGAACTCAAAACTAAGGTTatggaaaaatacaaaaaaaaaaaccgtggCAAGTGCAGACATCGCAACCGAAACCCTAGCTGGTAAAAAGAACAACTTGATTCAGTGCGACACATTAATGAAGCTAGTGTCAACGCAGACACAAGAGCACACAAGTCCAGCAAGTGGATAAAGTGGAGAAAAACCATAGTAGCGAAACCATAGACTCACCGCAATTTCCGGTGCCGCATGACGGACACAATCACCAGCATGTTGCCCAGGATGGCGGCCAGTATGATGAAACCAATAATGAAACACTTGACGAAGACTAATGCCAAATGGCTGCTGCCGTCGGCGTCGTCGGTGGATAGGGATGCCTCGCCCGCCTGGATGTCCATGTCCTGTGCCTGGCCGGCGACCACATCTTCCACGGACACGGCGATGCTGCTCCCGCTGCCCACAGCACTGCCGCCCATTCCCTCGTCGATGAGTCCGTCGGCAATGAACTTTAGATAACGGGCATGCGAGGCGGACTCCTCCAGAACGGGCAGTTGGTGTCCCGTTGCCAGTGGCTCCTTCATCCCGCCAATGCTAATGCTGCCCTCCAGCATCGTCCTGGTCGTGGTGGCCGACATGGCCTGCAGTCTCTGCAGAAGCGTCATGGCGATGACCACAAGCGGTGCGCGAGAAGAGTGTGCGATTAGTTGGCCCCTCCAAATGTTGCCCTAATGCCACAAAAAAGGACTCTTAGTGAGGACGACATGTTGCCCGACATTTGGTCTTTGGACTCCTTCTTCTGATG
This genomic window from Drosophila gunungcola strain Sukarami chromosome 3R, Dgunungcola_SK_2, whole genome shotgun sequence contains:
- the LOC128266333 gene encoding octopamine receptor beta-1R codes for the protein MTLLQRLQAMSATTTRTMLEGSISIGGMKEPLATGHQLPVLEESASHARYLKFIADGLIDEGMGGSAVGSGSSIAVSVEDVVAGQAQDMDIQAGEASLSTDDADGSSHLALVFVKCFIIGFIILAAILGNMLVIVSVMRHRKLRIITNYFVVSLAVADMLVALCAMTFNASVMISGKWMFGSVMCDVWNSFDVYFSTASIMHLCCISVDRYYAIVQPLDYPLIMTQRRVFIMLLMVWLSPALLSFLPICSGWYTTTENYKYLKSNPHICEFKVNKAYAIVSSSMSFWIPGIVMLSMYYRIYQEADRQERLVYRSKVAALLLEKHLQISQIPKPRPSIQVEQSTISTMRRERKAARTLGIIMSAFLICWLPFFLWYIVSSLCDSCITPRLLVGILFWIGYFNSALNPIIYAYFNRDFRAAFKKTLKSLFPYAFYFCRRGRGRDDDRDLEFGNPSRRGTNGNQRAGSGSAELANCVNSTASSEIHMSVMRARQYAVNVTPTTDAQMQQLHPLYTN